The Chitinophagaceae bacterium nucleotide sequence ACAAAAGAAACACAGGCCGAAGGTGTTGTATTCGCTATCCAGTCAAAATATATTATACAGGCTGTAAATGATTTAAAGAAAGATGATACAACCATCCATGATCTGAAACTTCCATCCGCTCCTTCTGTAAAAGGAATGGACCAGGTACAGCAGGTAAAGAAATTACAGGATTATGTATTCATGGTAAAAGTTTATTAAGCGATTTTCTCTTCCCTTATATAAAACTAAAAACCCCGCAATTGCGGGGTTTTCTTTTATCAGTCGGTTTGGGTTCTTACCATTTGTCAACCTCTTCGCTGGCTAAACCATTATCATTGGTTTGCACTTCCAGCTGCCGGCGCTTCTTCAACCAGTCTTTCTTCTTCAATAACAGGAGCCTGAGTTTCCTGAACCTCTGCACTGCAACTGCTGCAGTTCCGTTTGAAGATGATTCTGATGCATATTCGCCATCACCACTTGAAGGAGCATCTTCATGATTAAACGCATCAAAATCAAAATCAGGCATCAGATCTGTTTTCACATAATCAACTGCTTCGCTCAGCCCTTTTATGAATTTGTTGAAGTCTTCCTTGTAAAGAAAAATTTTATGGCGATCATATCCTTCACCGGTAAAACGTTTACGGCTCTCCGTAATGGTGAGGTAATAGTCATTTCCACGTGTTGCCCTTACATCAAAGAAATAAGTTCTTCTCTTTCCTGCACGGATTCGTTTGCTGTAAATGCTCTCCATCCGTTTGTCATTATTTTCGTACGCCACAGTTTTTGGTTTTAGTTGTTCAAGTCTTTTTTAAACAGCGACAAAGATATAGTTCTTTTCGATTTGGCAAAATTTTCCGGAGAGCATTAAAAACAGAGAATTTCAGCAATTAAGAACGGGTTTCTTCCACCTGCTGGCGGTTATACAAATCGGCATATAAACCCTGCTTCTGCAACAGTTCTTCATGTGTTCCCTGCTCAGCAATATAACCGTCATCCATTACAATAATCCGGTCGAACTGAAGCAATGAAAAAATACGGTGAGTAATTACGATGGCTGTTTTATTCTGCAGGTAACCTGACAGGTGAGTAAGAATTTCCCGTTCGGTTCTTGCATCCACAGCATTTAAACAATCATCCAGGATAATCAATCCAGGATCTTTCACCAAAGCACGGGCAATGGAAATCCGTTGCTTCTGTCCGCCACTTAAAGTAACCCCTCTTTCTCCCACCATTGTTTGATAACCAGCAGGGAAAGATTGAATGTCTTTATGAACAGATGCAGAAGTTGCGGCCATCTGTATCCGGTCATCTGCTTCTGATACGGCACCAAAGGCAATATTATTGGCAATGGTATCGCTGAACAAAAATACTTCCTGCGGTATATAACTTACCTGACTTGGGTAGTGCTGCAGATTAAGTTGTGAAAGAACAACTCCATCAATTTTTATTTCGCCTTTTGTTGGATCATAAAATCGAAGTAACAATTGAGCAATGGTTGTTTTGCCCGAACCAGTTCTGCCAATCACTGCAATCTTTTCGCCTTTCTTAATCAGCAAACTGAATTGTTTCAATGCTTCAATTCCTGTATGCGGATATACAAAATTTACATTGCTGAATTCAATTGTACCCTGCAGCTGATGTTCAATTGGTTTTGCAGGTGGTTGTATGGTTGACTCTGTTAACAGAAATTCATTCAACCTTCTTTGTGATGCTGCTGCACGCTGAATGGTACTGGCCACCCATCCGATAGCACTTACAGGAAATGTAAGCATGGTGAGATACATGATAAAGGCTGCCATGTCACCAAAGTTGAGTTCACCTTTCATGTACTTTAATCCACCGATCAAGATCACTAATAATGTACTGATACCAATGATCAAACCCATGATGGGAAAATAAACAGCTTCGGTTTTATACAAACTCATGGCGCTGTTTCGGTACTGCTCGCTGTTTGAACGGAAAAAACGAAGCATTGCGTTTTCCTGTACAAAGGATTTAATTACCCGTATTCCTGAATATGCCTGTTGTGCGTTGGTAGTGAGATCGGACAATTTTGCCTGAACCTCTTCGCTTTTTTTATTGATGATATTATTGACAAAGTAAATAGTGATAGCTAAAATGGGTAATGGTGCCAGTACATAGAAAGAAAGTTCCGGATCTTTCTTCACCATGTAATAAACACTCAGCGATATTAATGCTATAAGGTTGATGAGATACATTACCGCCGGGCCCGTGTACATCCGCACACGGCTTACATCTTCTGCCATACGGTTCATTAAATCACCCGTTTCATGAATTTTATAAAAGTTGGTATCCAGCTTCAGGTAATGCTGAAACACTTCATTCTTCTGATCGTATTCAATATGCCGGCTCATAACAATAATTGTTTGCCGCATCAGGAACATGAAGAATCCACGCAAAATGGCAAACAGAAAGAGGACAATTCCAAACAATGCTACTATACCTGTAAATGAGAAAGAGAATGTTTCAATGTTCCTGATCACCCAGTTTACAAACCGGTCATTGTGTTCAATAATTTTTTCTTTTGCTCCGCCAGTTAAGTTTGTCTGAACCTTATCAATTATATACCCCGTAACCTGCGGTGCCAGTACGGCAAAGTAGTTGGAGATAAAAATAAAAAGGATACCCAGCAGCAAACGCCACCTGTACTTCCAGAAATATTTATTTAGATAGGAAAGATGCTTCATGCAGAAGCGAAGTTACAATTACCAAGCATGCTGCATGACCGCTCATCAAATGTCTGACGCCCCCGTCTGACATTTGATTTTATAAAACTTGTCTGACGGGGCATCAGACGATGATCAGGATTGTATATAACTCTTTAGCTG carries:
- a CDS encoding ABC transporter ATP-binding protein → MKHLSYLNKYFWKYRWRLLLGILFIFISNYFAVLAPQVTGYIIDKVQTNLTGGAKEKIIEHNDRFVNWVIRNIETFSFSFTGIVALFGIVLFLFAILRGFFMFLMRQTIIVMSRHIEYDQKNEVFQHYLKLDTNFYKIHETGDLMNRMAEDVSRVRMYTGPAVMYLINLIALISLSVYYMVKKDPELSFYVLAPLPILAITIYFVNNIINKKSEEVQAKLSDLTTNAQQAYSGIRVIKSFVQENAMLRFFRSNSEQYRNSAMSLYKTEAVYFPIMGLIIGISTLLVILIGGLKYMKGELNFGDMAAFIMYLTMLTFPVSAIGWVASTIQRAAASQRRLNEFLLTESTIQPPAKPIEHQLQGTIEFSNVNFVYPHTGIEALKQFSLLIKKGEKIAVIGRTGSGKTTIAQLLLRFYDPTKGEIKIDGVVLSQLNLQHYPSQVSYIPQEVFLFSDTIANNIAFGAVSEADDRIQMAATSASVHKDIQSFPAGYQTMVGERGVTLSGGQKQRISIARALVKDPGLIILDDCLNAVDARTEREILTHLSGYLQNKTAIVITHRIFSLLQFDRIIVMDDGYIAEQGTHEELLQKQGLYADLYNRQQVEETRS